CGGGTTGACGTCGGCGTCCTCCGCGAGCTCGGCCAGCACGTCCGGGTCGCCGATGTCCCGGCCGTCCTGCCACAGCGCCTCGTAGATCCCGTCGTCGAACGCGCGCCACCGCTCGTAGTCGGAGTGCTCCTTGACGTAGTAGGAGGCGACCTGTGCCTGCAGGGAGTCGACGTCCGTGACGAGCTCTTGCGCCATCTCGACGCCGTACTCGTCCTGGAGCCGCCGGACGTTCTCGCGGGCCTGCTCGTAGTAGTCCTCGTCCTTCCCGCTGTCGGCCTCGGGGTCGATCTCGCCGTCGGGACCCCGCTCGTTGGACCGGAGGTCGAACGGATGCCAGTCGACCCGCAGCTCCTCCTCGCGGCCCTCCTGGTACCAGTCGAGGGACTGTCGGCCCAGATAACAGAAGGGACAGACGTAGTCGGCGAAGAGCGTGATGCTCTCGTCGGTCTGCTGTTCGCTCATGGTTCCCGTTCGCGCTCGGGACACAAGAGGCCGTCGTGGCTGTGGCCGTGCCGTGCACGGGCCGCTGGCACCTCGACGACGGGTTTCTCGGGGCTGCGAACCGGTACCGCCGGGACCGTAGGTGGACGCCAGAAAGGCCCTAGGCCTCGGCTTCCTCGTCCGGTCCGACGGACACCGAGTAGTCGGACTGGATCCAGGCCTCGGGGTTCCGTCGGTCGTAGACGATGGTGTCGCCGCCGCCGGTGGTGAACGCGCCGTACTGGTCGTCGGCAGTCTGGTCCTGGTCGGTCATCGATCGGTCGGTG
This genomic interval from Halomicrobium urmianum contains the following:
- a CDS encoding DsbA family oxidoreductase produces the protein MSEQQTDESITLFADYVCPFCYLGRQSLDWYQEGREEELRVDWHPFDLRSNERGPDGEIDPEADSGKDEDYYEQARENVRRLQDEYGVEMAQELVTDVDSLQAQVASYYVKEHSDYERWRAFDDGIYEALWQDGRDIGDPDVLAELAEDADVNPAEVRDALDDENLREDVEALFEHARQRGVTGVPTFAYEGHAARGAVPPEHLERLVEGE
- a CDS encoding DUF7331 family protein, giving the protein MAERVIRSGPSRTSTDRSMTDQDQTADDQYGAFTTGGGDTIVYDRRNPEAWIQSDYSVSVGPDEEAEA